The following are encoded together in the Phaseolus vulgaris cultivar G19833 chromosome 9, P. vulgaris v2.0, whole genome shotgun sequence genome:
- the LOC137822750 gene encoding probable BOI-related E3 ubiquitin-protein ligase 3 has product MAIEAQLYPSNQFYGSKNLMVCLNSQAYGHKHNLQQPEQQQCLQHLHHARQMNQTTSLVDPTFSCFSNSNAQNNAFNKYNHNAQPLASYPQHLATELDEQRDIDHYIRSQNEKLRVLLQEQRKQHMAELLKKMELNALHLLKQKDEEIVQASNKTMELKEFLRRLEVEKESWRKVAEEKEAVILYLHNNLEQMKERAVHGMTSEDAESCCDDNMRITAAMGEGTGEKRVWHSSGVGEVEQIRKKTMDCKCCNSQKSCFMFLPCRHLCSCKTCEPFLQVCPVCSMPKKSSIETLIT; this is encoded by the exons ATGGCTATTGAAGCACAGTTGTATCCCAGCAATCAGTTTTATGGCTCAAAGAACTTGATGGTGTGTTTGAATTCTCAAGCTTATGGTCATAAGCATAATCTGCAACAACCAGAACAACAACAATGTCTACAACATCTGCACCATGCTAGACAGATGAATCAAACCACGTCTCTTGTTGATCCcaccttttcttgtttttccaattCAAATGCCCAGAATAATGCTTTCAACAAGTACAACCACAACGCTCAACCCTTAGCCTCGTATCCTCAACACTTGGCTACTGAACTTGATGAACAGAGAGATATCGATCACTATATCAGATCTCAG AATGAAAAGTTGAGAGTTTTGCTGCAAGAGCAAAGAAAACAGCATATGGCGGAGTTACTGAAGAAGATGGAATTGAATGCCCTTCATTTATTGAAAcagaaagatgaagaaatagTGCAAGCATCGAATAAAACGATGGAgttgaaagagtttttgagaAGGTTGGAAGTGGAGAAGGAATCATGGAGAAAGGTGGCTGAGGAAAAGGAGGCTGTGATATTGTATCTTCATAACAACTTAGAACAGATGAAGGAAAGAGCAGTGCATGGGATGACATCAGAGGATGCAGAGTCGTGTTGCGATGATAACATGAGAATCACAGCAGCAATGGGGGAAGGAACAGGAGAGAAGAGAGTGTGGCATAGTAGTGGGGTAGGAGAAGTTGAACAAATTAGGAAAAAGACAATGGATTGCAAATGTTGTAATTCTCAAAAATCGTGTTTTATGTTTCTTCCTTGCAGGCATCTCTGTTCGTGTAAAACTTGTGAGCCTTTTCTACAAGTTTGTCCTGTCTGTAGTATGCCCAAAAAGTCTAGCATAGAGACTTTAATCAcataa